The Syngnathus scovelli strain Florida chromosome 17, RoL_Ssco_1.2, whole genome shotgun sequence sequence AGGTCATTAACCTGTTCATTAACTCAATGATGTGAATGGAGTAATATTTGTAAATACTACATGATTATTGAATATGCGATTGCTTTTCAGGTGTCTGCTCTGGCCCGCTCCTGTGGAAGTGCCGTGCTGAAGTTTGAGCCATTTGTGCTCCATGTTCAATGTAGGACACAAGAGGATGCACGGTTGATGGTGAGTTTAGTTAAGTCGTCCTCAGATGAGCTTTCATAGTAGAAGCTATACATTGCTAATAATGACTGTGGGGCGCAGCTCCTCACAGCATCCccaatccaacccttaatgctgagtgccaagcagggaggcacggCATGATTCCCAACCCTCCTGCGTTGTGGGATTTGTTTTGAGTTGAAAAAATGcgttcccatttttttttctccaattaACGTCTCTTCTGTTTAGCTTTCTGCAGCTGTGCAGTCTGGCTTCAGGAACTCCGGTCTCACTTTGGGCAAGACCGGGAAGATCATCTTGGTACCGTAATCTTTCGGAATAAAATTCCTTGTATTACCCTATACATGTTTAGACTTAGTGTTTTAACATTTTGAAAGCACTCGTCGGCACAAAAATGAAATAGATCTTGTTAACCTGCTGGGAGAAAAACATTAAAGAATTAAAAAATTATTTCCCATAGCCAGTTGGTGGCGCTACCACTAGaatgaaaaatgtgttttttgtaaAGAGAAATGGAGTGCAATTCCAAGCGAAACAAATTGTTCTCCACTTGTTTCCTCCCTGTCACGTTGTCATGGACAGACTTGCCTTAACCtacttaatcttttttttaccaATTTCTCGTATCACGTTTAATTTCTTGTATTTTCCATCTGTAGGCAGTCCGCTGTACCCATAGCTTGGAGGTTCCGCTCAGTCACCAAGGCAATCTTTTGGTTTCACATGAGTatatagatttcttaattgggaTAGCCAATCAAAAGATGGAAGCGAATTTAAGACTAATTGAAAGGTGAGTAAGGTTTGGTTAAAATTAGTTACTCGCCAAAATTGTGTTTTGATTGTAAACGTAGACACAAGTCCTGTAATTCATATTTTCTAGGTTTTACCAGAGCATCCAGACAACTGTGATaaaaaaaagcacccaaaaaCTACAAAACAAAGAAGACACAAATCAATCAGTTGTGTCTGAGCAGAGGCAAGAACTATGATATctatatctgtttttttttttaacaatcttCCCAAAACATGCAATAACGTGAATTTTCAAATGTATGCAGATGATGCTGTAATTTACACTCATGCAAGGAGCGTTAAAGAGGTAGCTTCTGTTCTGatattagccatggagtgagtaaCTTACTGGCTTTTTAAGTCATGTTTGCttctcagttaaaaaaaaagttagattTATCAATCAAAagaaattaaatgtaaaaatgtattatatgcacataaatgtatttatatgtatgtatatatttgtgtgttctATTTTCTTCTGTATTGACCTACCTGGGGACTACAATTTAAAAATTAGCTTTGTAGCTATAATATggcatattttatatttatatagtttatatatattatttatttttatatattgctGGTCACCACTCAAAAAGTGCATTCTCTGTTTTCTTACTTTGTCTTGtctgagatttatttttttgttttgcttgtctTGACCATTAAAGTGGGTAACTTGGAAGAAAGTAAGAATTTGTGATGAGGGCATCTAGTACTCTTCACGGGAGTAAATTGTGTGCGCGCGTGGGTGGTTGTGTGCGCGCGTACTTGTTTCCCGTGCGCCagcctgtgtgtgcatgtgcgtgcgcaAGTGGCTCGCGAGCCGCAAGTTGGTCACTATGATCCACCAGCGCAACAGAGCCGGGGGAGTAGAATTCCATATTTGAGCAGTGGATTTGAGGAACTGCACTCCTCGATAATAATATTTGAATTTGGGCATACGAACCTTAGCAGAGCACCGAATACACGCATTTACGTCAATCAAAGCCGAAAGGCAGGACAACCATCCGCATCAGGTTATCATCTCGACAGGCGAGAGACATTATTTTGCTGGAAAACGATCGAATTTTGCCTTAAATAACATAGCTATTAAGTACGGCGCCTTGTCTCTTGGCAACGGGAAAGAACAGCAGCGGCTCGTAATGACTACCCTGAAACGACTGAAATTTGGAGGGGAGACAAAGGAAAGCGTAACGTTGctgccatgtttttattttgttgaggttagtttatctatctatctatctatctatctatctatctatctatctatctatctatctatccatctgtctatctgtctatgtctgtctgtctgtctagctATTGTGTATATGtaacatgtatatatatatatatatactacatgTGTGTGTATACTACATATCATAATTTTTTATTGAGCAACAAATGTAATAATACACAAAATacataattgatttttttttaaacaagattCATGCTCAAAAGGAATTGGCTGAAGCATATTCGCCCACCCCCTTTCTAATTTAGCATTTACAATAAATGATGGCAAACATTTCAGTTTAACCAATTATTAACAAGCATTCATGAGACCAAAATAAAGCAGCTGCCATTTTTAAGGATTGTTTGATTGTCCATGATTACCGCTTTATGATATATAGAGTGCATATGGTGTACCTGGTCCAGTCAGACTGTTTACTGATACTCTGTCTTAGTATATTTAAGCAGCAAGcgttttttaaatttatatatGGAAGTATTTTCTTTAACGTCTTGTTTCAGCCCGTTCCATGAATCTATCCCACTACAAGAGATATATTTTTCTTCTAGAGTGTTACAGGCATGTCGTTCGTCAAAATCTTTGGTCCCTCTAAGATTGTATTTGACTTCTTTATTCTTGAACATTATTTGAATGTTGTGAGGTAACAAATTATTATATGCTTTGTACATTACTTGTAaatgagacagacagacaactaGCTagggttgtccatgatggacagCAGCCTGGAAATCCAAGAAAGTAATCCTCACAGCACCTTGGCCCTTGTCCaggtgagaaagagagagagagatgcagCGTGTAGGCAATAGCATCCTCCACTCCTACCTTCTCCTGATATGCAAACTGTCGAGGGTCAAGGGCATGTCGTACCTGAGGCTTGAGATGATGAATCAGCAATCGCTCCAAAgtctttaatgcattttatgtgTTTGTCTTTTTTGCAGCTACCTATTCTAGCCTTATCGGTCATCAGTCTCTATTTCCTGGAGGTAACAGATATTTTCCAGCCAGTGCATTCTGGGTACAGCTGTAACGACAAAAGTCTTTCTTTACCCTACATCATACCCCAAAAAGAAGTTTGTCCTCTGCCTTTACTCTACAGCTTGGCATTTGCCATTCCCACTGCTACGGTGAGTAGAATTTGCAGTTACCAGCATTTTGAGAATCGCAACATCTTCTCTGCCACGTCCAGCTCTGCCTCCTGTCTTTTTGTTCACGCCACCGTCTCGAAGCCATACAACATAGCTGACCGCACAACCCTTGATCAGGGTCATAGGACATTAGCTGTCACAAGTAATCAATATATCCTGGATGCAATATAACAAATGGTCTTGTCCAATGAATGCATATGCATGAGTATTTTACctgttcttctttttgtttagatCCTTATAGGAGAGGCTATTCTATTCTGCTATCTATCGAGGAAGTCCTCCACTATGCAGACGGAGGCAAACATCAGTGCCGCAGGATGTAATTTCAACTCCTACATTCGCAGAATTGTTCGCTTCATCGGTGAGGAAACGCCTACAGCAGTATACtgtatgccttttttttttttttacaattactACAATGAATGATAGAATACAGACAAATGATAAGTGGGGATGactatatttcatatttgaagcGGTTTGGTTCAATTCAGTAGATGTGCAGTGTGAAGGAGAGgatcatgcatccatccatccatgcatccatccatgcatccatccatgcatccatccatgcatccatccatccatccatccatccatccatccatccatccatccatccatccatccatccatccatccatccatccatccatccatccatccatccatccatccatccatccatccatccatccatccatccatccatccatccatccatccatccatccatccatccatccatccatccatccatccaatataCATAATTTTCAATTAAATACAATTCTACTGCTCTTTCCCAGGTGTCCATATCTTCGGCCTGTGTGTGACAGCTGTGATAACTCACATTTTTCAGCTCTCCACTGGACAGCACACACCTTACTGGCTGGATGTGTGCAAACCCAATTTAACTCACATTAATATATCAACTTGTGATGAAGCTTTTATCCTGGATGATATTTGCTCGGGACAAGACATTCTAATCGTTGCTGGGAGGTAAATATTCTTTTCTGTCCTAAATGAACAGTATTTACACATGTTAAGTGTGCACCAGGATATGTGTGTCAATTAATGATTGCAGTTCTGTTTTGACAAATTTGCACATACAATAATTTAGCTGTCAACCTTTTTCAACTCATAGGAGATTGATAACTATGATCTTTTTGCACGATAAAGCCACATAATTAATTCTGCTTATTTTAAAGGAAGTCTTTCCCCTCCCAACATGCCTCTTTGGCTGGCTTTGCAGCTGTCTATGTCTCCGTAAgtccacgcatgcacgcacactccCACGCAcaaacttgcacacacacacggacgctTGCTTGCTGTTGTCCATCGAAGCCGattatgacgatgatgatgcttAAAACAAAGTAGCTTTTTTATTCGTGCATGCTAGGCAATACCCTGTGGATATCACAATATGATGCGTGATTGGATTGCATAAATGTGTTTCAGATGTATTTGAATGCAGTGCTGACGGATTCCACAAAGCTGCTGAAGCCTCTCTTGGTGTTTTCGTTCATCATGTTGGCCATCCTCGCCGGATTGACAAGGGTCATACAGTTCCGAAACCACCCTGCTGATGTCTACTGTGGATGGATCCTTGGGCTAGCTGTTGCTACCTACCTGGTAATGCAgtcaacattttttgttttattgatttgAATATTAGAGTCTCGTGTCATCAGATTGACTTTGTTACTTTGTATTCAGGGAATTTTTGCAGCGGGAACTTTCCGGCCCAGTGAAGATAAATTGAAAAAGCAACCGCTTCTCTTCACATTAAGGAAGCATCTCCCTTCTTCTTTCCATAGCGTCTGCCAATCAGATGCCACCAGCAACCACCAAGGTATAAAAATATTTAGCTGATATCGCGATATAACACAGTTCACCCCAATCCTCAAGACATAGCAAATTAATCCACTATAATTTTGTCTTTTTACTTTGTGATTTAGTAGGCCACCACATGATGACAGCCAGCCAACCAGAACCAGTCAACATCAGGACCCCTTACCACACCTTGTCCCCTAAGCAAAGTGAACAACTTCTCAAACGAAGCTCTTCCTACCGGGAGCCTTCTCAATCCAATGTGAAGATTGCCAGTGGTAATTTGGAGATGCTCGTTCCACCAAGTCCAATGACCAATTGTGACAAAAGCTTCAACAGCAGCACTCTGCCAAGGTAATCACCAAATCTTGGTTGTAGACTGTACATATATAAGGCTATTGTGTTTATTCCCCAAGGTCTCATGGTGGCTCATCATTGGAGGGATGTCGCATTCCTCGGCGTCAAGCCTCTGTCCATACCTCAATGGATTCTGCTCGGTCCAAGCAACTCCTCAGCCAGTGGAAGAATAAAAACGACAAAAGGAAGCTGTCTCTGCAGGTCATGGATGGCATCAAACCAACTTCCTTATCTCCTCAAAAGGATGTGCAGCGACACTACCCCACTGAATCATCTGGCGCAGGTTTGGATACAGAGGTCCAGAGTGGAACCCACTTTTCTTCAGCGACTGCCCAAGAAGCTGGAGCCCACATCCCAGCCTCATATATAAAAATAGCTGCAAGCTGTGTTTCCATAGCCAATAAAAATCCCCTGCCCCAGAATGGAGGAAGTGGCTTTGCTGGTGGACCAAGAATGGTTGTTCAATCACGTCCTGGATCTTCTCAACTCGTTCACATTCCTGAAGAGGAAAATTCTACCAGCAAAGATCAGGAGAGTGAATCGGAAGATAGCAATTTTGATGTGGTCGGGTCTGCTAAACAGAAATGGATGAGAGTTTCGGAGAAGCCCACTATCCCCTGCAGACCTCTCAGTGCAGGTGGTCAGCCTCGACTCATGCAGGTGACTGATCTTTATATTTATTCCTAATTAAATCCATCTAATTGAGTGTTGCTTCTAACATTCTGGagattgactttcccacaataAACGACCCTATCTGTCATTCTAGGTCATTTCTTTTTCAAAACAGCAAGGTTTGCGCAACTCTCGATCAGAGGACGGTGGAAGCACTGTCAGCTGCACTGGATCCATTCGGTATAGAACCCTGATGGACCAGGACCCATCACCACCAGCCTCCACTACTGGTGCAATTGAAGGTACAGACCAAATTGACAAATTTTATTTAAAGTCTCTGatatttcttctttctttttaagGCCAAGGTTTGGAACGAACCGGCAGTATAGTCCGTGTTGAAGCCCATCCAAAGTCAAATAAGCCTGTGATGAAACCTCTGAGCAATGATGGAAGTGGCCCTTGGCGTTGGAATCCATCAGAAATGTGTCAATCATTACAACAGCCGGCTTTTAACATCAGTGATTTGCACAGAAATACAGAAAACTGTGATTCCATGCAGGATGCTGGGTCATTGGATGGGCAACAGAGTGGAACAGGGACCAGATTGGAAAGCAAAGTTCAAGAAGTTCACCCACACATAGTATATCAACCACATTCTGCTTTTCAGGATACCAACACAAGCAATCTTCACACTCCCAGTCCCGTATTTGCTCCTCCTTTCCATCATCACCCTCAATCTATCACCACCATCAGAGTCACCCCAGTGGAAGGGACAGTTGCAAGTAGTGAGTGCAGCTCAGACAGCCAATCAGCTGCATCTTCTAGCCGAGAGTCCACCTTGAGGAGAAAAAGTGGCACGCATATTCATTTTAGCCAAGATTCAAGCCTTATGACGGATCACATCATCTGTGATAAAAGCAACCTCTTCAAAAATGAATGCGGCAATCTTTTTCAAGGAAATTTGGAAGGTTTTCAAGATAACACCATTCATACTAACAGGCATCTGGAAGGAATGTTTGGCCATCCAGGCCCACGCCCGCCACCTACTTTACCCCGTCCCCTTATGATTCACTCCCCACCTCCAAATCTAGGCTTGGCCTTTAAGGAAGCTTAATGTACACACTGTATATTTTGGCCATTTGACAACCTGACTGGGCTGTACCCTTCAGCCATTTTATCTATTTATAAATTATCGTTTTAAAAATCCTTTTACTTCCCTTGTGATATGAGCATTTGACTTTCAACATCATGTCTCGGCTGACTGGACATATGGTAAAAGCAAACACAAAATTTGGACTGCTGAAACTGCTGAACATTTAAAATTTCACTGCTATtactatttctatattattatAATCTCACCAACTGATTTGATTCACCCCTGTCGCCTTCCTAGTGGGTCACTGATGAAGCAGAAGAAACAGAAGACAATAATCTCATCCTCCAAACTATTGCTTCATTATTGTACAAATTGTGTAGACcgatgtagaataagtgggtaaAAGATTTGAATAAAATAgtagtcattttttttaaacaaacattcTAAATACAACAAACTACATATGTATATCCTGTTTTAGCAAGTCATATTCTTTTATATTGTAACAATCTCAAGAAACTGTGGAACAGTAAAATAGAATTCTATCACCAGTCAAATGAATTTACTCCCTAACaatcagtttttattttatgaatttACATTCTGCTGTGTTTGTAATTTTCaactcaaacaaacaaaaacaaacacagctgTACAATAGCAGTCCAGAGGAAGTTTGTAATAATAAAGCTATATAATGTAAAATACAAGACATGTAGAAtactaaaatgtttttaataataCTATTAAACTATATAATAAAGTGTATATTTATATAGCTTCAAAAAAATGATTGATATACTTTGTAgaatttttaataaataaaaatacactgcACACTGCAAACTAATAATGTATCACGCTGTCAATAAAATTGTATAATAAAATTGTATACAAGGTACTGTGCTGGCTGCTACTCACGTCTTTGACAGTTTTACGATGCCATCGATTCACAAAAACAAGCAGTCTTCTTCCCAAATGCTTTTTTCAAAACCGTGAGTGATACCATAAATATAACAATAAGCTTGTTCAACTTGTTTACTCGCCTTTTGATGCTACTTTTAGCGGTGTGTGGTAAAATGACTCCTGAGTCTTTTTTCGGAGTCATCACTTTTATGTCTAGAGCTTCAAAATAAGTGCCATCATTGGAGGAACATTTTGCACTTCTTTGACGTGGCCTCAACACTGCAAAAACATATTTCTTAAAACTTTTAAAATACTTTACAAATATTAATATCTTGTAGTTGCTGCTGGTTATGTTGCTGTTATTTCATACTaatgaaatgtcatttttttgccCACTAATTTTTGACTTGTAACTCTAAATGGCGTGGGTGAAATACTGTAATTTTCTGTTGCTTATAAGTGTATCAGCAAACATATTAAGCCTGTAGGGTGTTTCATAAAAAAACATATTCCCACTttaaatgatttgttttttaattatcaaaaatgtgatgtGGCTATGCGGTCATGTATTTTTATTGTAGAATTTGATTACGAACAACAGCTTCATTTTGTGGTGCAGTTGTGAACTAGAAATGTAAAACTTTCTATGTATACAAGACAATTTGTGTAGATGACAAAGAgctttgaaatgtatttattttttatgtttttgtacTCAAGCTGTAAGACAAATGAGCAAGTGTTGAAAAGCATACATACGTGAGGAGCTGACAATGTGCTTGAATGTTTTGAGGGTATGGCATGGCTAAAATGATGCTTCATTTTTAAACAATACAAATGAGTTTTACTTCAAATTATTCAGATTTATGATCATTTTAAGTGTTGCCTGAATAACCTTTGTGCATACATATCTATAGATACACTTGCAATAGCTTTTACTATGATTACCATATCATCAAATATTAAATATCATAGTGTATATAAATTTTGCAAGATGTGCACACACAAGTAATGCATACAGTATTTGTTGTTGGATAGATAAATGGGTATTTTACAATTCATGTTTACCTTGCCTTATTTAGAGTAAAAGACCTATTTTGTATTTTGTCTgtgaaaatatcatttaaaaatcGATAGCTTTTGGAAATTACGACGAACCCCGCTTCGAATGAAGTTGGGCCATGTAaaacatcaataaaaaaaatgaataaaattgttTACAAAACCCTttccaacctatattcaattgagaGGGGAAGGGGACTTTTGAACCACACTCCAGTCCAGATGGTGGCGGTAATGCTTCAAAAAAGCTGGTAGCCAACCACCATTAgaaaaaaactaataaaaaaagaagaagaaaacgaaGAAGCGGCTGCCACGAAAGAGGCCGTTGCAGATAATGCGACCATTAAACTCCCTGTCTCGTGCGACATTTTGGCGCTAGATTGAATATTAACATATTTTCTTAAAACTACGCACCACTGTCACTCTTTACGAACAATGGCAACATTTGGACTCGATAGCTATGCTACAATGAAATCATAATTGGGGATTAGTGTCAAGAATAGACGAGGTTCGTTAGCCATGATTCGTTTATCCTAGTGGCTTTTTattcagtcagtcagtcgaTTATCTTACAGCGACCTGTCGGGGGTCAACATATAAAATGAAATTCACAGAGCATCTTTCAGCTCACATCACCCCAGAATGGAGGAAACAATACATTCAGTATGAGGTATGTCTGAAATACATGCTAACTTCAAGTTCGTGATGCACCGTATGCATTTGTGTTGTAAATAATAATGTAAATGTAATGCACATTTTCTGTCGGTTGTACGGAATCAATTTGAAACGAGaaatacagtacatctgaattgTTATTTTCTAATGTTTTTATTGTCTGTCAGCACACACCAGTGCAATTACTCTTTGTCGTGGATTCAGTTCGTCAAAACATGCTGACTATGCATGTTGTTGTCCATGTTATTTGGCTGTGTTGTGTGATACGAACTGCTTCAATCTACAGCAGTAACCAAACTGTTTACCTTTTCGTACGCTACACCACTGTGGGGAAGCGAAGGATTTTTGGTCGTAAAATTTTTCATCAGCCCCACTGTTTTTGAACATTCATCTGTTATTTTAATGGGTCTAACAATTTTGGACAATCATCTAAAATGTTCCCCTCAAAATTGTTATTTGTGAGTAAATATAAAATTGATCTGGTTAACCTGCtccaagaataataataataatatttatatccTGTAACCAGTAGGTGGCGCTTCCATTGTGATAAAAAATAAGTTTGTCAATGTCTTCAGGtccatacagtgatccctcgccatTTTGTGCTTCACCTTTCGCAAATGGGCTACTTCGTGGGTTTATAAGTGACGGGAGAACCGCGTTTAAATACACGCTGATCGCTCGGGGCATGCCTCTGAGTGTGTGTCAGCCGACCAACAGGCCGAGAACAAGACAGGGTGGTTCTGGAACGCATCTCTCGTGTACTGTATTACTGTATTATAATGTTTTGTTTCTGTATCTTCAGGCTTTCAAAGAGATGTTATATGCTGCTCAGGATCAGGCCCCGTCCATTGAAGGTATTTTCGTTCTGTAATATGTCTCCCTGTGTCTGTCTCACTCCCTCTTTTTGTCTCTCTGTGTTGTATAATCACAACAAGTATGCAATGGCTCACCGTAAATGACCTTTGACAAGTATTTAATTTCTCTTTCTGTAGTTACGGATGAGGACACCGTTAAAAGGTATTATGCCAAGTTTGAAGAGAAGTTCTTCCAGTCATGTGAAAAAGAGCTGGCCAAGATTAACACGTTTTATTCAGGTAAGAAAATTAAAtgtagagagactgcgagagagaGATGTATGTTATTGTTCATCCCATAAAATGTTATGCCtctcttttattttcctttgtCTTCTAGAAAAGCTGGCTGAGGCTCAGCGGAGATTCGCCACCCTACAAAATGAATTGCAATCATCATTGGATGCCCAGAGAGAGACTGCAACCAACGGGCGGGATCTGCGAAGGAGGAAAACCGTGTTTACCCTATCGCAGCAAGAGAGATGCAAACACAGAAATATAAAAGACCTTCAGCTGGCCTTCTCAGAGTTCTACCTCAGTTTGATCCTGTTGCAGAACTACCAGGTGTAGAAACACAAATGGCTCACTAAAATATttggtttattattattatttttatattctaATTTTCAATGGTTTGTTGGAAAACTATTGCAGGAAGACGAGCACGCCTCGTACCAATTACCTATGTCCAACTTGAAATCAAACACTATTCAAATCAAAACTTAATTATAGGTGAAGTTACATTTAATTGGTCAGTTTTTGGACGGTATCTCTTTCAATTGGGTTGCATGAGGACAGAATAGCCTCCAAGAACTATTGCTTGGATGtgagctccctccctcccgtcatCATAGACCTTTCCTTTGATGATACTCCAAAGGTTTTCAATAGGGTTGAGGTCAGGggaagatgaatggatggataaataggaACATAAAAAAGTCAGCTGATTTCATAATTGTATAGGCAGGCATTGTggagtttttttaatttgttttcaaaCATCACTGTTATTTTTCCCCATGGCCTATTTAAATGTTTCTGTGATGACATGACCTAAAAGTCCATTAACCATGggttctctctctcactctatgCCTGTCTGCAGAACCTGAATTTCACAGGCTTCAGAAAGATCCTGAAGAAGCATGATAAGATTTTGGATACATCTCGGGGGGCTAATTGGAGAGTGTCCCACGTTGAGGTGGCTCCGTTCTACACTTGCAAGAAAATCACACAGCTCATATCTGAGACTGAGGTAAACACATTTCATATAATCGCaaggaatttgaaaaaaaagaatgattgtGAGGATATTCCAGCGGACTCGTGACAATTGTCGCCAGACCACGTGTCCGTTTGTGATACATTGTTGCTGTCTTTCAGGCATTGGTCACAATAGAGTTGGAAGGTGGTGACAGGCAGAGGGCCATGAAGAGATTGAGGGTACCTCCCTTGGGAGCTGCGCaggtgagacacacacacacacactcacacacacaaagctttaataaaaaaaagtctgatgattgcattatttgttgttttttttatttacaaaaacaaGTGGGCTCAGACATACATGAAGACTAATGTCGATaattcattatttttgttttgatcagtTTTGTGCGTTCTTCTTGTTCTTTCTGTCTTCTTACAGCCAGCTCCCGCTTGGACCACATTTAGAGTTGGACTATATTGTGGAGTTTTCCTCGTCTTAATGGTTACTGTCATTATTACAGGTATTACACACCCAATTTGAAACGACTGCATATTTGTTGTAGTGTAATGTCTAAAGAAGATACTAGGGGCTCTCACAAAGCAATCTTTTTAGAATCAATGATCCTATCGATTTATAACACAATttaatttttgggggaaatctcGACACATCGCATGTTCAATTAAGCTGTAGAAATTGGTTTGACTTTTCGTTTTTGTCTATAACTTTAAATCTGTTTTCAGGAGCTGTCATGTTTCCCATCGCTGACGTTTGGCCAATGATTAGAATCTACAGAGGAGGCTTCCTTTTAATAGAATTCCTCTTCCTCTTAGGTAAATACACAAATGTGACAAATGTCGCACAATCA is a genomic window containing:
- the LOC125985502 gene encoding phospholipid phosphatase-related protein type 4 isoform X1, which gives rise to MTTLKRLKFGGETKESVTLLPCFYFVELPILALSVISLYFLEVTDIFQPVHSGYSCNDKSLSLPYIIPQKEVCPLPLLYSLAFAIPTATILIGEAILFCYLSRKSSTMQTEANISAAGCNFNSYIRRIVRFIGVHIFGLCVTAVITHIFQLSTGQHTPYWLDVCKPNLTHINISTCDEAFILDDICSGQDILIVAGRKSFPSQHASLAGFAAVYVSMYLNAVLTDSTKLLKPLLVFSFIMLAILAGLTRVIQFRNHPADVYCGWILGLAVATYLGIFAAGTFRPSEDKLKKQPLLFTLRKHLPSSFHSVCQSDATSNHQVGHHMMTASQPEPVNIRTPYHTLSPKQSEQLLKRSSSYREPSQSNVKIASGNLEMLVPPSPMTNCDKSFNSSTLPRSHGGSSLEGCRIPRRQASVHTSMDSARSKQLLSQWKNKNDKRKLSLQVMDGIKPTSLSPQKDVQRHYPTESSGAGLDTEVQSGTHFSSATAQEAGAHIPASYIKIAASCVSIANKNPLPQNGGSGFAGGPRMVVQSRPGSSQLVHIPEEENSTSKDQESESEDSNFDVVGSAKQKWMRVSEKPTIPCRPLSAGGQPRLMQVISFSKQQGLRNSRSEDGGSTVSCTGSIRYRTLMDQDPSPPASTTGAIEGQGLERTGSIVRVEAHPKSNKPVMKPLSNDGSGPWRWNPSEMCQSLQQPAFNISDLHRNTENCDSMQDAGSLDGQQSGTGTRLESKVQEVHPHIVYQPHSAFQDTNTSNLHTPSPVFAPPFHHHPQSITTIRVTPVEGTVASSECSSDSQSAASSSRESTLRRKSGTHIHFSQDSSLMTDHIICDKSNLFKNECGNLFQGNLEGFQDNTIHTNRHLEGMFGHPGPRPPPTLPRPLMIHSPPPNLGLAFKEA
- the LOC125985502 gene encoding phospholipid phosphatase-related protein type 4 isoform X2 produces the protein MTTLKRLKFGGETKESVTLLPCFYFVELPILALSVISLYFLEVTDIFQPVHSGYSCNDKSLSLPYIIPQKEVCPLPLLYSLAFAIPTATILIGEAILFCYLSRKSSTMQTEANISAAGCNFNSYIRRIVRFIGVHIFGLCVTAVITHIFQLSTGQHTPYWLDVCKPNLTHINISTCDEAFILDDICSGQDILIVAGRKSFPSQHASLAGFAAVYVSMYLNAVLTDSTKLLKPLLVFSFIMLAILAGLTRVIQFRNHPADVYCGWILGLAVATYLGIFAAGTFRPSEDKLKKQPLLFTLRKHLPSSFHSVCQSDATSNHQGHHMMTASQPEPVNIRTPYHTLSPKQSEQLLKRSSSYREPSQSNVKIASGNLEMLVPPSPMTNCDKSFNSSTLPRSHGGSSLEGCRIPRRQASVHTSMDSARSKQLLSQWKNKNDKRKLSLQVMDGIKPTSLSPQKDVQRHYPTESSGAGLDTEVQSGTHFSSATAQEAGAHIPASYIKIAASCVSIANKNPLPQNGGSGFAGGPRMVVQSRPGSSQLVHIPEEENSTSKDQESESEDSNFDVVGSAKQKWMRVSEKPTIPCRPLSAGGQPRLMQVISFSKQQGLRNSRSEDGGSTVSCTGSIRYRTLMDQDPSPPASTTGAIEGQGLERTGSIVRVEAHPKSNKPVMKPLSNDGSGPWRWNPSEMCQSLQQPAFNISDLHRNTENCDSMQDAGSLDGQQSGTGTRLESKVQEVHPHIVYQPHSAFQDTNTSNLHTPSPVFAPPFHHHPQSITTIRVTPVEGTVASSECSSDSQSAASSSRESTLRRKSGTHIHFSQDSSLMTDHIICDKSNLFKNECGNLFQGNLEGFQDNTIHTNRHLEGMFGHPGPRPPPTLPRPLMIHSPPPNLGLAFKEA
- the tyw3 gene encoding tRNA wybutosine-synthesizing protein 3 homolog encodes the protein MEKAFSECKKRCLNKCDISKKGNVDEDIVHLVSLLNSCEEYFTTSSCSGRITVIDTALENCGVQKKNLVWLYVSHTKCKFDDVVSALARSCGSAVLKFEPFVLHVQCRTQEDARLMLSAAVQSGFRNSGLTLGKTGKIILAVRCTHSLEVPLSHQGNLLVSHEYIDFLIGIANQKMEANLRLIERFYQSIQTTVIKKSTQKLQNKEDTNQSVVSEQRQEL